A genomic region of Salinibacterium sp. NK8237 contains the following coding sequences:
- a CDS encoding primosomal protein, producing MSDSSENDGRHDSRPHGNRSGAPRSGGRPTGGRPGEGRPSDGRPRRDNAAGGPARGTPASGSDRPWRNKPEGDDRRPRRDGDSAGADRRPRRDADGSDRAPRRDSSAGEDRRPRRDAAGERDGRPQRSGDRDSRPPRSGDRDSRPPRSGDRPDRGDRPARPFRSDGSGRPERGGRPDRGSDRRGGADEKRLWTKGGAPARGDRDASEREPEEDRDPFGIRSVRAYHEAPEIPEGVTPKMLDRVASNELKTLSKENADGVALHLVMVSRLIEENPELAHQHAISAARRAGRIGVARETLAITAYATGDYALALRELRTYRRITGRDDQLPMMVDSERGLGRPERALELGRSVKRSTLSSAVQVELAIAMSGARLDLGHAEEALVELQIPQLDPDKAFTYSPALFGAYGTVLEDLGRDDEAAVWFARADVAEAALGDDEDDTIEVVEEELEFEVSDDVAVEIEDADGAVEVADEADGNDDESGTRVS from the coding sequence ATGAGCGATTCCTCAGAAAATGACGGCCGGCACGACAGCCGACCCCACGGGAACCGCTCTGGCGCGCCCCGATCTGGTGGACGTCCCACTGGTGGGCGTCCAGGTGAGGGACGACCAAGCGATGGAAGGCCACGCCGCGACAACGCCGCAGGTGGTCCTGCCCGCGGCACGCCGGCATCCGGCTCGGACCGTCCATGGCGCAACAAGCCCGAGGGTGATGACCGCCGCCCACGTCGCGATGGCGATAGTGCTGGCGCTGACCGTCGTCCGCGACGCGACGCTGATGGCAGCGATCGTGCGCCGCGCCGAGACTCTTCCGCCGGCGAAGACCGTCGCCCCCGCCGTGATGCCGCTGGAGAACGTGATGGTCGCCCGCAGCGCTCTGGTGACCGCGACTCACGACCTCCTCGTTCAGGCGACCGCGATAGTCGTCCCCCGCGCTCCGGCGATCGTCCCGATAGGGGAGATCGTCCGGCACGCCCGTTCCGATCCGATGGCTCAGGGCGCCCCGAGCGCGGCGGCCGTCCGGATCGTGGATCCGATCGCCGCGGTGGCGCGGACGAGAAACGACTCTGGACCAAGGGCGGAGCGCCCGCGCGCGGTGACCGCGACGCCAGCGAACGTGAGCCAGAAGAGGACCGCGATCCCTTCGGCATCCGCTCGGTTCGTGCGTATCACGAGGCTCCCGAGATTCCTGAGGGCGTTACGCCCAAAATGCTTGATCGTGTTGCCTCCAACGAGCTGAAGACGCTCAGCAAAGAGAATGCCGACGGCGTTGCTTTGCACCTTGTGATGGTCTCGCGCCTCATCGAAGAAAATCCTGAACTTGCACACCAGCATGCGATCTCTGCTGCTCGTCGTGCAGGTCGTATCGGCGTTGCGCGCGAAACGCTCGCCATTACTGCCTACGCAACAGGCGACTACGCTCTGGCACTGCGCGAACTGCGCACCTACCGTCGTATTACTGGTCGTGACGACCAGTTGCCGATGATGGTCGACAGCGAGCGTGGACTCGGGCGGCCTGAGCGCGCCCTCGAACTCGGGCGTTCGGTGAAGCGCAGCACGCTTTCCTCGGCCGTTCAGGTTGAGTTGGCTATCGCGATGTCTGGCGCCCGTCTTGATCTCGGTCACGCTGAAGAAGCGCTTGTTGAGTTGCAGATTCCGCAACTCGACCCCGACAAGGCCTTCACCTACAGCCCCGCGTTGTTTGGCGCCTACGGAACCGTGCTCGAGGACCTCGGTCGCGATGATGAAGCGGCCGTCTGGTTTGCCCGCGCAGATGTTGCAGAAGCTGCACTCGGTGACGACGAAGACGACACAATCGAAGTCGTCGAAGAAGAGCTCGAGTTCGAAGTGTCTGACGATGTTGCAGTAGAGATTGAGGATGCTGATGGCGCTGTGGAAGTCGCTGACGAAGCGGACGGGAACGACGACGAGAGCGGCACGCGTGTCAGCTAA
- a CDS encoding HAD-IIA family hydrolase, whose product MSAKTPLTGVALVLADLDGVIYRGPDAIPHAIESMNAIEGAQVAYITNNASRTDASVAEHLSELGLTVEPRDVVTSPQAAMGLLREIVPAGSTIMVVGGDGLTNELEKSGFVVTRSADDSPAAVVQGFAPHVGWKDLAEASFALKSGDDGIPWIATNTDWTIPQARGTAPGNGTLVSAVHSAVGRLPIVAGKPEVAIFEEAFRRYDSREALMIGDRLDTDILGANRAGIPSLLVLTGIDQAKQVLACIPDERPTMMVDDLRGLHEPYPETVVAHDGAAVVTTVGTATVRLEGQRLTVTSAGTSIDRLRAGAAAIWNSGSAIYALEVPAELYS is encoded by the coding sequence GTGTCAGCTAAGACACCGCTTACTGGCGTCGCTCTGGTACTCGCCGATCTTGATGGAGTGATCTATCGCGGTCCGGACGCAATTCCTCATGCAATCGAAAGCATGAACGCTATTGAAGGCGCTCAAGTCGCGTACATCACCAACAATGCGTCGCGTACCGATGCATCCGTAGCTGAACACCTGAGTGAACTCGGGCTGACAGTGGAACCGCGCGACGTGGTGACCTCGCCGCAAGCGGCGATGGGTCTGTTGCGCGAGATCGTTCCTGCCGGGTCGACGATTATGGTGGTTGGTGGTGACGGACTCACCAACGAACTCGAGAAGTCTGGCTTCGTCGTCACGCGCTCGGCCGATGATTCGCCAGCGGCAGTTGTGCAAGGCTTCGCTCCGCACGTGGGGTGGAAAGATCTCGCTGAAGCATCGTTCGCTCTCAAAAGCGGCGACGACGGCATCCCCTGGATCGCTACCAACACAGACTGGACGATTCCCCAAGCTCGAGGAACCGCACCCGGCAACGGAACGCTCGTTTCGGCGGTACATTCCGCCGTTGGGCGTTTGCCGATCGTCGCGGGCAAGCCCGAAGTAGCAATCTTTGAAGAAGCGTTCCGTCGCTACGATTCACGCGAAGCACTCATGATTGGCGACCGCCTCGACACCGACATTCTCGGTGCCAACCGGGCCGGCATCCCATCTCTGCTCGTTCTCACCGGCATCGACCAAGCCAAGCAAGTGCTCGCGTGCATCCCGGATGAGCGACCGACGATGATGGTCGATGACCTGCGCGGTCTGCATGAGCCGTATCCCGAAACGGTCGTTGCGCACGACGGCGCCGCCGTTGTGACGACGGTGGGAACTGCGACGGTGCGCCTTGAAGGGCAGCGACTGACCGTGACGTCGGCCGGAACATCCATCGACCGATTGCGTGCGGGAGCCGCAGCAATTTGGAATTCGGGGAGCGCCATCTACGCCCTCGAGGTTCCAGCCGAGCTATATTCGTGA
- a CDS encoding TlyA family RNA methyltransferase, translated as MASVRLDAALAARGLARSRTHAAKLIADNLVTVSGIAIPKASTPVNDDHVIEVAETDHYVSRAAHKLVAGLDAFGIDATDKLALDVGASTGGFTQVLLERGAREVIALDVGHGQLVDLIRSDARVRVIERENARYLTAESLAELSGTSETPSLVVSDLSFISLRTVLPAFYAAVGESADYVLLVKPQFEVGRTNIREGIVHGSALRDEAITGVLWAAWDLGLGTAGVISSPIAGNAGNREYLVWLSARSGSNPTEWLTQVSAIA; from the coding sequence ATGGCTAGCGTGCGGCTCGATGCAGCACTCGCTGCGCGTGGACTTGCTCGCTCTCGCACGCACGCAGCGAAACTGATCGCAGACAATCTCGTGACGGTGTCAGGAATCGCGATTCCTAAAGCATCCACTCCGGTGAACGACGACCACGTCATCGAGGTCGCCGAAACCGATCATTACGTGAGTCGAGCGGCCCACAAACTTGTGGCGGGCCTCGATGCGTTCGGGATCGACGCGACAGACAAACTTGCGCTTGATGTCGGCGCATCTACCGGCGGCTTCACCCAGGTTTTGCTCGAACGTGGTGCTCGCGAAGTTATTGCACTTGATGTTGGCCACGGGCAACTCGTCGACCTGATCCGGTCGGATGCCCGAGTGCGCGTTATTGAGCGAGAGAATGCCCGCTATCTCACCGCTGAATCGCTTGCTGAATTGAGCGGGACATCCGAAACGCCCAGCCTTGTTGTTTCTGATCTGTCGTTTATATCGTTGAGGACTGTCTTGCCCGCGTTTTACGCCGCGGTGGGGGAGAGCGCCGACTACGTGCTGCTGGTAAAGCCACAGTTTGAGGTTGGTCGCACGAACATTCGCGAAGGAATCGTGCACGGCTCGGCTCTGCGTGATGAAGCCATCACGGGCGTCTTGTGGGCGGCCTGGGATCTGGGGCTCGGCACGGCCGGCGTCATCTCCTCACCAATTGCCGGTAACGCAGGAAACCGTGAGTATCTTGTCTGGTTGAGCGCACGGTCAGGCAGCAATCCGACAGAATGGTTAACGCAGGTTTCTGCGATCGCCTAG
- a CDS encoding NAD kinase → MQSENSHASDRHILVIAHTGRAESLTAAISVCRQLISAGIVPVLAPDSYETILQAEPDLSPVRRLGNEVETGELELVIVLGGDGTILRAAELTRGCSAPLLGVNLGHVGFLAESEREELTSTVERALARDYLVEERMTLSVRVKVDSEVVYETWALNEATVEKASRERMLEVVIEVDGRPLSSFGCDGVVMSTPTGSTAYAFSAGGPVVWPSLDALLLVPLSAHALFARPIVVGPDSALAVEVLDRNMGIGVLWCDGRRAFDLPRGARVIVRRSPVPVRLARLSQGPFTDRLVKKFNLPVNGWRGPASEEGTGS, encoded by the coding sequence GTGCAGTCCGAGAACTCTCATGCTTCTGATCGTCACATTCTGGTCATCGCTCACACCGGTCGTGCGGAGTCTCTGACTGCCGCTATTTCAGTGTGCCGCCAACTCATCAGCGCGGGAATCGTGCCGGTACTGGCGCCCGACAGCTACGAGACAATCCTTCAGGCAGAACCAGACCTTTCGCCGGTACGCCGGTTGGGCAATGAGGTCGAGACGGGCGAGCTCGAGCTGGTGATCGTGCTCGGCGGCGATGGAACCATACTTCGCGCTGCCGAACTCACTCGAGGGTGCAGCGCCCCGCTTCTCGGCGTCAATCTGGGGCACGTTGGTTTCTTGGCGGAAAGCGAACGCGAAGAACTCACGTCCACAGTGGAACGCGCGCTGGCTCGCGATTATCTCGTCGAAGAGCGCATGACGCTGTCGGTGCGCGTGAAGGTCGATTCTGAGGTTGTCTACGAGACTTGGGCCCTCAATGAAGCGACCGTCGAAAAGGCGAGTCGTGAGCGGATGCTCGAAGTCGTCATCGAAGTCGATGGCCGCCCGCTCTCGTCGTTCGGCTGTGACGGCGTCGTCATGTCCACGCCGACCGGATCCACCGCCTATGCGTTCTCCGCTGGCGGCCCGGTGGTGTGGCCGAGCCTCGATGCCCTCTTGCTCGTTCCGCTGAGTGCCCACGCACTCTTTGCGCGTCCCATCGTCGTCGGGCCAGACTCAGCCCTCGCCGTGGAGGTCCTGGATCGCAATATGGGCATTGGCGTGTTGTGGTGCGACGGACGACGCGCTTTCGATCTTCCACGCGGGGCCCGCGTGATTGTGCGCCGCTCACCGGTGCCGGTGCGACTAGCCAGACTGTCTCAAGGACCGTTCACCGATCGCCTTGTCAAGAAATTCAATTTGCCGGTCAACGGATGGCGTGGACCAGCATCGGAGGAGGGCACCGGCTCGTGA
- the recN gene encoding DNA repair protein RecN produces the protein MIEEISIRDLGVIASARLPLSPGFTALTGETGAGKTMVVTALGLLLGERADAAAIRADSDQASVEGRWVIDPTSAVAERVRDAGGDLDDGELLLVRTVAREGRSRAVVGGRSAPVGVLTELGDQLVVVHGQSEQIRLKSSTAQRNALDRYAGAELATVLEGYQTVFRRWQAAQGELDVLVAESDLRSREADELRVAIDEIEAADVRRGEDLELTERADRLANLEGLRLAAEGAHAVLSADAAEEGSDVVALLASAQRGLERVAEHDGQLAAIAEALAAASITLGEISTDLSGYLAGLDSDGSRELEQVEERRGQLAALVRKHGVSLDDVVDVLDTGSQRLLELDNDSTRIDELRAQVEADQSELIELAAKVSDVRSRSAARLSAAVTDELTHLAMANAEIVVTVEDRSDYSLSGKDEVAILLKPHPGAPPRPLGKGASGGELSRVMLAIEVVIAGNDPVPTFIFDEVDAGVGGAAAIEIGKRLALLSRTAQVIVVTHLAQVAAFADNHLSVIKGDDGSVTASSVHKLEGEARIAEMARLLSGLPDSESGLAHARELIQTAHDLENAALGR, from the coding sequence GTGATCGAAGAGATCTCCATTCGCGACCTCGGCGTTATTGCTTCAGCGCGACTTCCGCTGAGTCCCGGGTTTACCGCGCTCACGGGGGAGACGGGGGCGGGAAAGACCATGGTTGTCACCGCGCTAGGGCTCCTGCTCGGTGAACGAGCCGATGCGGCAGCGATCCGTGCCGATAGCGATCAAGCATCCGTGGAGGGGCGTTGGGTCATTGATCCCACCTCGGCGGTTGCTGAGCGCGTGCGTGATGCCGGCGGTGACCTCGACGACGGCGAACTTCTCTTGGTGCGCACCGTTGCTCGCGAAGGGCGCAGTCGTGCTGTCGTCGGCGGCCGGAGCGCTCCCGTCGGAGTGCTCACTGAGCTCGGCGACCAGCTCGTCGTGGTGCACGGCCAGTCTGAGCAGATCCGTCTCAAGTCGTCAACGGCTCAGCGAAACGCGCTCGACCGTTATGCGGGAGCCGAACTCGCAACCGTGCTTGAGGGCTACCAAACAGTGTTCCGTCGCTGGCAAGCGGCCCAGGGCGAGCTCGATGTGCTAGTCGCAGAGAGCGATCTTCGCAGCCGCGAAGCTGACGAACTCCGCGTCGCGATCGATGAGATCGAAGCCGCTGACGTGCGTCGTGGTGAAGATCTAGAACTCACGGAACGTGCGGATCGCCTCGCGAACCTCGAAGGTCTGCGACTGGCCGCTGAAGGCGCCCACGCGGTGCTGTCGGCGGATGCCGCGGAGGAAGGCTCCGATGTCGTGGCGCTGCTCGCCAGTGCCCAACGAGGGCTTGAGCGGGTCGCCGAGCACGACGGGCAACTCGCTGCCATCGCCGAGGCTTTGGCGGCAGCATCCATCACTCTCGGGGAAATTTCGACTGACCTTTCTGGTTACCTTGCTGGACTGGATTCCGATGGCAGCCGCGAACTCGAACAGGTTGAAGAACGTCGCGGCCAACTTGCCGCTCTCGTGCGCAAGCATGGTGTGAGCCTCGACGATGTCGTTGACGTGCTCGACACCGGCAGTCAGCGCCTGCTGGAACTCGACAATGACTCCACGCGCATAGACGAGCTGCGGGCTCAGGTCGAAGCAGATCAGTCAGAGCTGATCGAGCTGGCGGCCAAGGTCAGTGACGTGCGATCGCGCAGCGCTGCGCGTCTTTCAGCCGCTGTTACCGACGAACTCACCCACCTCGCGATGGCCAACGCCGAAATTGTCGTCACGGTCGAAGACCGCAGCGACTATTCGTTGAGCGGCAAAGACGAAGTGGCGATCCTGTTGAAGCCGCACCCTGGAGCTCCGCCGCGTCCGCTCGGCAAGGGCGCCTCCGGGGGAGAGCTCTCGCGGGTCATGCTCGCGATCGAAGTCGTCATTGCGGGCAACGATCCGGTTCCGACCTTTATCTTCGATGAAGTGGATGCCGGTGTTGGTGGTGCCGCTGCGATCGAAATCGGCAAGCGGCTTGCTCTGCTGAGCCGCACCGCCCAAGTGATCGTTGTCACGCACCTGGCGCAGGTGGCCGCGTTTGCCGACAACCACCTCAGCGTCATCAAGGGCGACGACGGATCAGTCACGGCATCCAGCGTTCACAAGCTTGAGGGGGAGGCGCGCATCGCAGAAATGGCGCGACTGCTCTCGGGACTACCCGATTCGGAATCCGGACTCGCCCACGCCCGCGAGCTTATTCAGACCGCGCACGACCTCGAGAATGCTGCTCTCGGGCGCTAA
- a CDS encoding CTP synthase, with product MVDNKNAVVTKHIFVTGGVVSSLGKGLTAASLGNLLTARGLRVVMQKLDPYLNVDPGTMNPFQHGEVFVTDDGAETDLDIGHYERFLDIKLNQAANVTTGQIYSEVIAKERRGEYLGDTVQVIPHITDEIKRRMRLQAAGPFSDEDPQPDVIITEIGGTVGDIESLPFIESARQVRHELGRKNVFFVHVSLVPFMAASGEQKTKPTQHSVAALRSIGIQPDALVLRSDRPVSESNKRKIALMCDVEEDAVVNATDASSIYDIPEMLHSQGLDAYIINQLGLEAKSVNWDGWSELLEAVHNPKNEVSIGLVGKYIDLPDAYLSVTEALRAGGFANSAKVNIRWVPSDECETPEGAAKQLSDLDGIIVPGGFGVRGIEGKLGALKFVRENGIPALGICLGLQCMVIEYARDVAGLEGASSTEFDADSKYPVIATMAEQVDIIAGGDMGGTMRLGLYNANLEPGSIVEEIYGAPTAAERHRHRYEVNNEYRQQIADAGLKFSGISPDRTLVEFVELPRDVHPYYVGTQAHPELLSRPNRAHPLFRGLIAAAIERQKSSRLFEVTEQDDA from the coding sequence GTGGTGGACAATAAAAACGCGGTCGTAACAAAGCACATCTTCGTCACCGGAGGAGTCGTCTCTTCTCTCGGTAAAGGCCTCACGGCGGCGAGTCTCGGAAACCTGCTGACAGCACGCGGGCTCCGCGTCGTCATGCAGAAGCTGGATCCCTATCTGAACGTGGATCCCGGCACGATGAACCCCTTCCAGCACGGTGAAGTGTTTGTCACCGATGATGGCGCCGAAACCGACCTCGACATCGGGCACTACGAGCGCTTCCTCGACATCAAGCTCAACCAGGCAGCTAACGTCACCACCGGACAGATCTATTCCGAAGTGATTGCCAAAGAGCGTCGCGGTGAATACCTCGGCGACACCGTGCAGGTCATCCCGCACATCACCGACGAAATCAAGCGCCGTATGCGCCTGCAGGCCGCCGGCCCTTTCAGCGATGAAGACCCGCAGCCTGACGTCATCATCACCGAAATCGGCGGAACCGTTGGTGACATCGAGAGCCTTCCCTTCATCGAGTCGGCTCGCCAAGTTCGCCACGAACTTGGCCGCAAGAACGTCTTCTTCGTTCACGTCTCGCTGGTGCCGTTCATGGCTGCCTCGGGTGAACAGAAAACGAAGCCCACCCAGCACTCCGTTGCTGCATTGCGCTCGATCGGCATCCAGCCTGATGCTCTCGTGCTGCGCAGCGACCGCCCCGTCTCCGAGTCCAATAAGCGCAAGATCGCGCTCATGTGTGACGTTGAAGAAGACGCCGTGGTCAACGCTACCGACGCTTCCAGCATCTACGACATCCCTGAAATGCTGCACAGCCAGGGCCTCGACGCCTACATCATCAACCAGCTCGGGCTCGAAGCGAAGTCAGTGAACTGGGACGGCTGGAGCGAACTGCTCGAAGCCGTGCACAACCCCAAAAACGAGGTCTCGATCGGCCTCGTGGGCAAGTACATCGACCTGCCCGATGCGTACCTCTCGGTCACCGAAGCACTGCGCGCCGGTGGGTTCGCCAACAGCGCCAAGGTCAACATTCGTTGGGTTCCCTCTGACGAGTGCGAAACTCCCGAAGGTGCGGCCAAACAGCTTTCCGATCTCGACGGAATCATCGTTCCCGGTGGCTTCGGTGTGCGAGGCATCGAAGGCAAGCTCGGCGCGCTCAAGTTCGTTCGTGAGAACGGTATCCCTGCGCTCGGAATCTGCCTCGGCCTGCAGTGCATGGTCATCGAATATGCTCGCGACGTGGCGGGCCTCGAAGGCGCATCCTCGACGGAATTCGATGCCGACAGCAAATATCCGGTCATTGCAACAATGGCCGAGCAAGTCGACATCATTGCGGGCGGAGACATGGGCGGCACGATGCGTCTCGGTCTTTACAACGCCAACCTCGAGCCTGGCTCCATCGTTGAAGAGATCTACGGCGCACCAACCGCGGCCGAACGTCACCGTCACCGCTACGAAGTGAACAACGAATATCGCCAGCAGATTGCGGATGCCGGACTCAAGTTCTCCGGAATCTCGCCCGACCGCACCCTCGTCGAATTCGTCGAGTTGCCGCGTGACGTTCACCCCTACTACGTGGGAACGCAGGCTCACCCCGAGCTGCTCTCGCGCCCCAACCGTGCCCACCCGCTATTCCGCGGACTGATCGCCGCTGCAATTGAGCGCCAAAAGTCCAGCCGCCTCTTTGAGGTGACTGAGCAGGATGATGCATAA
- a CDS encoding NUDIX domain-containing protein, with protein MMHNELSDDRVTPELLSTETVFAGHVWNVDRERFQLDGSALTREFVNHSGAVAVLAMDERDRVLLIKQYRHPVRLRDWELPAGLLDVVNESPLLAAQRELAEETDLQAESWHVLSEMLTSPGGSNEAVRIYLARGVSATGEVFERYAEEAGIELRWVPLEDAVEAVLERRVQNSILCLGLLAAQLGRDRGWNTLGAPDAPWPRHPRNYAE; from the coding sequence ATGATGCATAACGAACTCAGCGACGACCGCGTCACACCGGAGCTGCTGAGCACCGAAACGGTGTTCGCTGGCCACGTGTGGAACGTAGACCGCGAGCGTTTTCAGCTCGACGGTTCTGCGCTCACTCGAGAGTTCGTGAATCACTCCGGCGCCGTTGCGGTGCTGGCTATGGATGAGCGTGACCGAGTGCTTCTGATCAAGCAGTACCGGCATCCGGTGCGGTTGCGTGATTGGGAACTGCCGGCTGGCTTGCTCGATGTCGTGAACGAGTCGCCGCTGCTGGCGGCTCAGCGCGAATTGGCCGAAGAAACTGACCTGCAAGCCGAGTCCTGGCACGTGCTCAGCGAAATGCTGACCTCGCCGGGCGGAAGCAACGAAGCCGTACGCATCTATTTGGCTCGTGGCGTGAGCGCCACGGGCGAAGTATTCGAGCGCTATGCGGAAGAAGCCGGTATCGAGCTCCGTTGGGTTCCGCTGGAGGATGCCGTTGAGGCGGTTCTCGAGCGACGCGTGCAGAACTCGATCCTGTGCCTCGGACTCTTGGCGGCGCAGCTCGGACGCGACCGAGGGTGGAACACGCTTGGCGCACCCGACGCACCGTGGCCACGGCATCCGCGAAACTACGCTGAATAG
- a CDS encoding site-specific tyrosine recombinase XerD translates to MTEPARPVAKSAIAIAAERYLRHLAIERGLSANTLAAYRRDLDGYLAFLGTRGLSTPAAVTADDVTAFAHSLRVDAERPLAASSVARMLSTVRGLHTFFVDESLAVEDVAHTVAIPKQAMRLPKAITIEQMAAVLASFPGDEVISLRNTALLELLYATGARVSEVTALNVDDMIDGDIVRLLGKGNKQRIVPVGSFAQSAIEKYLVRARPVLSAKGAATPALFLGARGARLSRQNVWLIIQAATERAELGIDISPHTFRHSFATHLLSGGADVRVVQELLGHSSVATTQIYTMVTADTLRDMYTTAHPRAR, encoded by the coding sequence ATGACCGAGCCGGCGCGTCCCGTTGCGAAGAGCGCGATTGCGATCGCCGCAGAGCGCTATCTGCGGCACCTGGCAATTGAGCGCGGTCTTTCGGCGAACACTCTCGCCGCGTATCGCCGCGATCTTGACGGCTATCTTGCGTTTCTTGGCACGCGCGGTCTCAGCACGCCCGCCGCAGTGACAGCGGATGACGTGACGGCGTTTGCTCACAGTTTGCGAGTCGATGCTGAGCGTCCGCTCGCGGCATCCTCGGTGGCGCGCATGCTCTCGACAGTGCGCGGGCTCCACACGTTTTTTGTCGATGAATCGCTCGCGGTGGAGGACGTCGCGCATACCGTCGCGATCCCGAAGCAAGCGATGCGCTTGCCGAAGGCGATCACGATCGAACAGATGGCGGCGGTGCTTGCATCGTTTCCGGGCGATGAGGTCATTTCGCTTCGCAACACTGCGCTGCTTGAGCTGCTCTATGCCACCGGTGCCCGAGTCTCTGAGGTCACAGCACTCAACGTTGACGACATGATCGACGGCGACATTGTGCGCCTGCTCGGCAAGGGCAACAAACAACGGATCGTTCCCGTCGGCAGCTTTGCGCAGTCGGCGATCGAAAAGTACCTTGTGCGCGCTCGACCAGTGCTCTCGGCGAAGGGTGCGGCGACTCCGGCACTGTTCCTGGGGGCCCGCGGGGCTCGGCTGTCTCGCCAAAACGTGTGGCTGATCATCCAAGCCGCTACCGAGCGGGCAGAACTCGGGATCGATATCTCGCCGCACACCTTTCGACACTCGTTCGCGACTCACCTTCTTTCGGGCGGTGCCGACGTTCGCGTGGTGCAGGAACTGCTCGGACACTCCTCGGTGGCGACGACCCAGATTTATACGATGGTCACCGCCGACACGCTGCGCGATATGTATACGACGGCGCATCCGCGCGCTCGCTAA
- a CDS encoding ParA family protein: MTTQRENDSTLAGLDVQAMGPTGRPLTVFPEPPPLTGHGPARIISLCNQKGGVGKTTTTINLGASFAEYGRRVLAIDFDPQGALSAGLGVPTHDVPTIYDLLLGTIKNPAEAIVHTNVPGLDVIPANIDLSAAEVHLVNEVARETILARVLRKVSDQYDVILIDCQPSLGLLTVNALTAAHGVLIPLECEFFALRGVALLVETIEKVQDRLNPAIKLDGILATMFDARTLHSREVLERVVENFGDDVLETVIGRTVKFPDASVAGAPITTFAPDHSAAHSYRQVARELIARGAVA, encoded by the coding sequence ATGACGACACAGCGCGAGAACGATTCGACGCTGGCGGGGTTGGATGTTCAGGCAATGGGCCCAACCGGCCGGCCGCTTACGGTTTTTCCAGAACCCCCACCCCTCACGGGCCATGGCCCGGCACGCATCATTTCGCTGTGCAACCAAAAGGGTGGTGTCGGCAAAACGACCACCACGATTAACCTCGGTGCATCGTTCGCTGAATATGGCCGCCGCGTGTTGGCCATCGACTTCGACCCGCAGGGTGCGCTCTCGGCCGGTCTCGGTGTTCCCACGCACGATGTGCCCACGATCTACGACCTGCTGCTCGGCACGATCAAGAACCCGGCAGAAGCGATCGTGCACACCAACGTGCCCGGTCTCGACGTAATCCCAGCGAACATCGACCTCTCGGCTGCTGAAGTGCACCTCGTCAACGAGGTCGCTCGCGAAACGATTTTGGCGCGCGTACTGCGCAAGGTCAGCGACCAGTACGACGTCATCCTCATCGACTGCCAGCCCTCGCTCGGCCTGCTCACCGTGAACGCGTTGACGGCAGCCCACGGCGTGCTCATCCCGCTCGAATGTGAATTCTTTGCTCTCCGCGGCGTCGCTCTGCTCGTGGAGACAATCGAGAAGGTTCAGGATCGCCTGAACCCCGCGATTAAACTCGACGGCATCCTCGCGACAATGTTTGACGCACGCACGCTGCACTCGCGTGAAGTACTCGAACGCGTTGTTGAGAACTTTGGAGACGACGTTCTCGAGACCGTTATCGGTCGCACCGTGAAGTTCCCGGATGCCAGCGTGGCCGGCGCCCCCATCACGACCTTCGCCCCCGACCACTCTGCGGCGCACTCCTACCGCCAGGTGGCGCGAGAGCTGATCGCCCGTGGCGCCGTCGCCTAG